The Streptomyces sp. NBC_01463 DNA window GCCGTCGCGCACGAAGATCGGCTCGGGGTCGACCTCGACGGCCGGGTAGCTGCGGGCCAGGTGGTCGCAGACGTTCCAGTGGGTGGTCGCCCGGTGCCCGTCCAGCTGTCCGGCCGCGGCGAGCAGCAGCGCACCGCTGCACACGGAGACGAGCCGTTCGGGGTCCGGCCCATGCGTCCGGAGCCAGTCGACGAGGGCGGGGTCCGGGGCGCGGGTGCCCTGTCCGCCGGGGACGAGGAGGGTGTGCGGTCGACCGGCGTCGGCCAGGGTGCCGTCGGGGACCAGGGTGAGGCCGCTGGACGTGCGGACCGGGGCGCCGTCCAGCGAGGCGGTGCGCAGCTCGTACGAGACCTCCGGGAACCGGGAGGCGCCGGCGAAGACCTCCATGGGGCCGGTCACATCGAGGCTCTGGATGCCGTCGAAGAGGACGACGAGTACGGATCGCTGCTTCATGCCCGCCATCCTCGGCGGCCCCGCGGATGGCCGCAATGACGAGAACCCCACCTTTCCTGCCCTCTGCCCTGCGGCGGACATCACGGGCTCCCCGGGGTTCCGGACCGTACCGACCAGTCGGTAACGTGCGGGTATGAGTACTCTCCCGCCCCGCGCCGGACGCCGCTGCCACAACGCCCTCAACCCCCTGCACTCCGCGCTCTACTTCTCCCCCGACCTGGGCAAGGAGCTCGGTGGCATCGGGATCGACGATCCCGCCGCCGCCTACTTCGCCGCCCGCGCGGCCGCCCTGGGCGCGGTCGGCCCCGGCACGGTCACCGCGACCTTCTACAACTTCAACCACGAGCTCGTCGCCCGGCACGTGCCCGCCGTCTGGGACATCGCCTCACCCGGCGAGGTCCTCGCGGCCCGGCTGCGCGCCGCCGACTCGACGCTGCGCAGGCTGCTCGGCGAGGAGATCATCGCCTCGCCCGAGATGGCGGAGGCCGCGCAGCTCGCCCTGCGCGCCACCGAGGGCTGCACGCGACACGCCCGGCCGCTCTACGCCGCCCACGCCGATCTCCCGGTGCCGGAGCAGCCGCACCTGGCGTACTGGCACGCCGCGACGCTGCTGCGGGAGCACCGCGGCGACGCCCACCTCGCCGCCCTGCTCGCCGCGGGCCTCGACCCGCTGGAGGCCCTGGTCAGCCACACCGCCACCGGCAAGGGCATGGCACCGCGCTGGATCCTGGCCACCCGCGGCTGGCGGCGCACCGACTGGGAGGACGCGTCCGCGCGGCTGCGCGAGCGCGGACTGCTCACCGCCGAGGGCGAGTTGACGGAGGAGGGCACCGCGCTGCGGGCCGGCGTCGAGGAGTCGACGGACCGGATGGACCTCGCCCCGTACGAGCACCTGGGCGGCGCCGGAGCGGCCCGGCTGACCGAGCTGGGCCGCGGTTTCCTCGCAACGGCGTTCGCCGCAGGCGCGTTCCCGGCGGACGCGACCGGCTGACCGTCGGCGGAACCGACGGCCGGATTGTGGGGTGGCCGGGCGACACGGTGCCCGGCCACCCGGCACAATGCAGGCGAGTGGCTCCGGGCCGGTCCGAACGGCCGGCCCCGGGCCCGACCAGCACAGCCAGCAGGAGAAGGCGAGTCGGTAGAACCGTGACGACGTCCATCGAAGGCAGGATCGCCGAGGAGCTCGGCGTACGGGAGCGACAGGTGAAGGCGGCCGTCGAGCTGCTCGACGGCGGATCGACCGTGCCGTTCATCGCGCGCTACCGCAAGGAAGCGACCGAGATGCTCGACGACGCGCAGCTGCGCACGCTCGAGGAGCGGCTGCGCTATCTGCGGGAGCTGGAGGAGCGCCGCACGGCGATCCTCGAATCCGTACGGGAGCAGGGCAAGCTCGACGAGACGCTGGAGGCCCGGATCCGGGCCGCCGACACCAAGGCGCGCCTCGAGGACATCTATCTGCCGTTCAAGCCGAAGCGGCGGACGAAGGCCCAGATCGCCCGGGAGGCAGGTCTCGAACCGCTCGCCTCGGCGCTGCTGGACGACCCGTCGGCCGATCCGCTCGCCGCGGCCGCGGCCTACGTGGACGCCGGCAAGGGGGTGGCGGACGCCGCGGCGGCCCTGGAGGGCGCGCGTGCCGTCCTCACCGAACGCTTCTCGGAGGACGCCGACCTGATCGGTGAGCTGCGTGAGCGCATGTGGTCGCGCGGGCGGCTGGTGGCCAGGGTGCGGGACGGCAAGGAGGAGGAGGGCGCCAAGTTCGCGGACTACTTCGACTTCGCGGAGCCGTTCACCGCGCTGCCCTCGCACCGGGTGCTGGCGATGCTCCGGGGCGAGAAGGAGGACGTCCTCGACCTGGTCCTGGAGCCGGAGGAGCCGGAGGATCCGTCCAGGGCTCCCGGCCCGTCCGGTTACGAGAACATGGTGGCGCGCCGCTTCGGGGTGAACGACCGCGGGCGCCCCGGCGACAAGTGGCTGGGCGACACGGTGCGCTGGGCCTGGCGGACCCGGATCCTGGTGCACCTCGGCATCGACCTGCGGCTGCGGCTGCGTACGGCGGCGGAGGACGAGGCGGTACGCGTCTTCGCGTCCAACCTGCGCGATCTGCTGCTCGCCGCACCGGCCGGGACCCGGGCCACGCTGGGTCTTGACCCCGGCTTCCGTACCGGGGTCAAGGTCGCCGTCGTCGACGCGACCGGCAAGGTCGTCGCGACCGATGTCATCTACCCGCACGTGCCGGCCAACAAGTGGGACCAGTCGCTGGCGAAGCTGGAGCAGCTGGCGAAGGCGCACGATGTCGACCTGATCGCGATCGGCAACGGCACGGCGTCCCGCGAGACGGACAAGCTCGCCGGTGAACTGTGCGACAAGCACCCGGAGTTGAAGCTCACCAAGGTGATGGTGTCGGAGGCCGGCGCGTCCGTGTACTCGGCGTCCGCCTTCGCCTCGCAGGAACTCCCGGACATGGACGTGTCGTTGCGCGGTGCCGTGTCGATCGCCCGCCGCCTCCAGGACCCCCTCGCCGAGCTGGTGAAGATCGACCCGAAGTCGATCGGCGTCGGGCAGTACCAGCACGACCTGTCCGAGGTGAAGCTGTCGCGGTCACTGGACACGGTGGTCGAGGACTGTGTGAACGGCGTCGGGGTCGACGTCAACACCGCGTCCGCACCGCTGCTTTCACGGGTCTCCGGCATCGGGTCGGGGCTCGCGGAGAACATCGTGGCACACCGTGACGCCAACGGCCCGTTCCGCTCCCGCAAGGGACTCAAGGACGTGGCCCGGCTGGGACCGAAGGCGTACGAGCAGTGCGCGGGCTTCCTGCGGATCCGGGGCGACGACCCGCTGGACGCGTCCAGCGTGCACCCGGAGGCGTACCCGGTGGTCCGCGCGATGGTCAAGCGGACGGGCGGTGACGTCGCCTCGCTGATCGGCAACTCGGGCGTGCTGCGGTCGCTGCGGGCCGACGACTTCGTGGACGAGAAGTTCGGGCTGCCGACGGTCACCGACATCATCAAGGAGCTGGAGAAGCCGGGGCGCGACCCGCGTCCGGCCTTCAAGACGGCCACCTTCAAGGAGGGCGTCGAGAAGATCGGCGACCTGGCGTCCGGCATGGTGCTGGAGGGCGTCGTGACGAACGTCGCGGCGTTCGGCGCGTTCGTCGACGTCGGGGTGCACCAGGACGGCCTGGTGCATGTGTCGGCGATGTCGAGGACGTTCGTGAAGGACCCCCGCGATGTCGTGAAGCCGGGTGACATCGTCCGGGTGAAGGTGATGGAGGTCGACATCCCGCGGAAGCGGATCTCGCTGACGCTGCGGCTGGACGACGAGGCGGGTGCGGGCGGCGGGAATGCTGCCGGATCGGCTTCGGGTGCGAGCGCCGGGGGTGCCGGCGGTGAGCGGGGCGGGCGTCCGCCTCGGCAGCGGCAGGGGCAGGGGCAGGGCCAGGGCGGCCAGGGGCGTGACCGGCGCGGTGGCGGTAACGGTGGTGGCGGGGGGCGTCAGGCTCCTGCCGCCGCTCCGGCCAACGGGGCGATGGCCGATGCGCTGCGCCGGGCGGGGCTGCTGGATCCCAAGCAGGGCGGCAGGAAGCGGTAATCAGCAGTCGGTAGTCACCAGCCCGGTCCGGAAGGGGCGGGGTGGGGAGAGGTTCGCCTGCGGCGGGCCTGTTCCCCACCCCGCCCCTTCGCGTATCCGGGGCTCCGCCCCGGCCTCCCGCTCCCCGAGCGCAGGAGGGGCTGAAAGTGTTCGGTATACCAAGTCGGTCTCAAGTCGTGAATCTGCCGCCGAACCGTCGCCGCATCCGTCCTTTTTGCTCCGCCACATACGCTGCAAAAACGGCAAACAAGGCCGTTTGGCCCCAGCTTGGCACCGAAGCGCTTGGTATACCGTTACGCCTCAACGTGTACCCGAGTCGGTACTCGTCCCGCCGTCCTGCCGCCCTGCCGTCCTCAAGGAGGCTTGATCCCATGCGTCGAATTCCGGCCGCTCTGTCGGTGGCCGCACTGCTGGCGATCACCACCGCATGCAGTTCGCTCTCCCCGCCAGGCAAGGAGACCACCGCCCAGGCGCGGCTCACCGACCTGCGTCCCGTCCGCGACGGCGGCACGGTCACCATCGGGCTGAAGTCCGATCCGGACAGGCTGGACCCGAGCCTCACGACGACGCTCGTCGCGCGCACCGTGTTCACGTCCATGTGCGAACAGCTCTACGACGTGGACCAGCAGAACAAGTTCGTGCCGCAGCTGGCCGCCTCCCTGCCGAAGATCACCGACGGCGGCCGGACCTTCACCTTCGACGTCCGCAAGGACGCGAGGTTCAGCGACGGCGCCCGCCTCGACGCCCGGGCGGTGAAGACCTCGCTCGACCGGCATCTGCACCTGCGCGGCTCCGGCCGCGCCTCCGAGATCGACTCGGTGCAGAAGGTGACGGCCGTCGGCCCGTACACCGTGCGGCTCTCGCTGAGCCACCCCGACGTACCGCTGCTCGGCCGGCTCGCCAACACCGCCGGGCTGATCATGTCGCCGAAGGCGCTGAAGACGTACGGGGCCGATTTCGCGACGCATCCCTCGTGCGTCGGCCCGTTCAAGTACGAGAAGCGGGTCGTCGGTGACCGGATCGAGCTGGCGAAGGACCCGCTGTACTACGACGCGGACAAGGTCCACCTCGACCACGTCATCTACAAGACGATCACCGACGGCAACATCCGGATGGCCAACATACGCTCCGGCGACGTCCAGATCGGCGACCAGATGGGTCCGGTCGAGGTGCGCAACTCCATGGGCGAGAAGGACCTCCAGCTCCTCAACACCCCGTCCCTCGGCTACATGGCGCTCACCCTCAACGTCGGCAACTCGCACGGCATCGACAAGGCGCCCAGCCCCGTCGACAGCCCCTTCGGGCGCGATGTGCGGGTCCGTGAGGCCTTCGACCTGTCGCTGGACCGCGCGCTGATCAACAAGCTGGTCTTCCAGGGCATGTACGAGCCGGCCTGCGGCCCCGTTCCCCCGGGGACCCCGCTCAGCACCCCGGTCACGTGCCCGAAGCGGGACGTGGCCAAGGCCGAGCGGCTGCTGAAGGCCGCCGGCGTGAAGACGCCCGTGCCGCTGGAGCTGATGATCAACACGACTCCGGAGGACAGCCGCCTCGGACAGGTCGTGCAGGCCATGGCCGCCGACGCCGGCTTCGACGTACGGCTGCGGCCCACCGAGTTCGCCACCGGCCTGACCCGGACCCTCGCCGGCGACTTCCAGGCGCGGACCGGCGGCTGGGGCGGCCAGCCCGACCCCGCCGGCAACATCGACAGCCTCGTCGGCACGACCGGCAGCAACAACCAGGGCAAGCTCTCGGACCCCGAGATCGACCGGCTGATCGTCGAGGGCCGCAGTACATCGGACGTCGCCGAGCGCCGCGAGATCTACCGCAGGCTCACCGTCGCGATCAACAAGCAGCACGGGGTCATCTACCTCTACCGCAACATCAACTACGTCTCCGCCTCGCAGGACGTCAGCGGCATCAAGCTCTCCGGTGACGGCCTGATCAGGGTCAAGGAAGCCGGATACACGAAGGGGAGCCGGTGAAGACCCTCCGCCAACTTCTCAGCTCCTATGTGAGCCGCCGGATCGGCATGTCGCTGGTGACCATGGTGCTGGTCAGCATCACCGTGTTCCTCGGGGTCCGTGCGATGCCCGGCGACACCGCCCAGGCACTGGCCGGTGAACAGACCTCCCCCGAGGTGCTGGCCGCGATCCGCTCCGAGTACGGGCTCGACGACAACATCGCCGTCCAGTACTGGCGTTACGTCAGCAATGCCGTCACGGGCGACTTCGGCACCTCGGCCCGTACCGGGCTCCCGGTACTCGACTCCATCACCCAGGCCCTGCCCATCACCCTCGAACTCGCCGCGCTGTCCCTGCTGATGGCCGTGGTCGTCGGCATCGGGGCCGGGGTCATGGCCGCCGTGCGGCGCGGCAAGCCCGAGGAGTGGCTGGCCAACGGCATCGCGCTGCTGGGCATGTCCGTCCCCTCGTTCTGGCTCGGCATCGTGCTGGTGCTGGTCTTCGCCATCGCCATGCCGGTGTTCGCCGCCTCCGGATTCGTGCCCTTCAGCACCGATCCGCTGGAGAACCTGCGACGTCTGGTGCTGCCCGCCGTCGTGCTCGGCTCCGGTCTCGCCGCGGTCGTGATGCGCCAGACGAGAGCGGCGATGATCGACGCGATGTCCTCGGACTACGTGCGGACCGCGCGGGCCAAGGGACTGGCCCCAGCGGCCGTCATCGGCCGGCACGGGCTGCGCAACTCGCTCGTCACCGTGATCACCGTGCTGGGCCTCCAGCTCGGCCACCTGATCTCCGGCGCCGTCGTCACCGAGCAGGTCTTCGTCCTGCCGGGCTTCGGCAAGCTCACCATCGACGCGGTCTTCACCCGTGACTACGCGATGGTCCAGGGCGTCGTCCTGTTCACCTCGGCCGCCTACATCCTGATCAACCTGCTGGTCGACTTCCTGTACTCGGTGGTCGACCCGCGCATCCGGCTCGGAGGTTCCCGATGACCCTCGCCCCGACCACGGCGCCGCCCGCCGCCCCGGTCACCGCGGCCCGGCCGTCCGCCCGCGTCGCACGGCTGGCCACCTCGCTGCGCCGGCTGCGGCGCAACCGGCTGGCGCTGGTGGGTGCGGTGCTCTCGGCGGTGTTCGTGCTCGTCGCGCTGCTGGCACCGCTGCTCGCCCCGTACGACCCGGCCCGGCCGGACTTCGACGCGGCGCTCATGGAGCCGAGCTGGTCGCACTGGCTCGGCACGGACGACCTGGGCCGCGACCAGCTCTCCCGGGTGCTGGTGGGCGTCACCGCGTCCATGCAGGTGGGCGTGCTCGCCGTGCTGCTGGCCTTCGTCGTCGCCGTACCGCTCGGACTGGTGGCCGGCTACTACGGCCGGTTCGCCGACACGGTCGTCTCCCGGCTGACCGACACCATGCTGGCGTTCCCCTTCCTGGTGCTCGCGGTGGGTCTCGCCGCCGTCATGGGCCCCTCGCTGGAGAACGCGACCATCGCGATCGGCATCTCCCAGATCCCCGGGATCGTCCGCGTCACCCGGGCCGAGACGCTGCGGCTCAAGCACCTGGACTACGTGGGCGCCGCCGTGGCCAACGGCGGCGGTGACGGGGTGATCCTGTTCCGGCACATCCTGCCGAACGCCACCTCGACACTGATCGTGCAGGCCACCGTCGGCATCCCGTCCGCCATCATCGGCGAGGCCGTGCTCAGCTTCCTCGGCCTCGGGGTGCAGCCGCCCTCCCCCTCGCTCGGCGTGATGCTCTCCAGCGCCCAGCCCTTCATCGCGGACGCGCCCTGGATGGCGGTCTTCCCCGGACTGGTCATCGTGCTCGCCACCCTGGCGTTCAACCTGCTCGGTGACGGCGTACGCGACATCCTCGACCCCCGCGGAGGTTCCCGGTGACCGAAGTCGAAACGACCACCGTGCCCCGGCCCGCCCCGGCCGGTGCCGTCGAACCGGTGCTCCGGGTCCGCGACCTCACCGTCTCCTTCCACGGGGCGGAGCGGACCGTGCACGCCGTGGACGGCGTCTCCTACGATCTGGCGCCCGGCGAGGTGCTGGCCGTGGTCGGCGAGTCCGGCTGCGGGAAGTCCGTCACCTCCATGGCCGTGATGGGGCTGCTTCCGCCGACCGCCCGGATCGGCGGGTCCATCCGGCTGGACGGTCATGAACTGGTCGGCGCCCCGGAGAAGCAGCTCCGGTCGCTCCGCGGCCGCCGCCTCTCGATGATCTTCCAGGAGCCGATGACCTCGCTCAACCCGGTCCTCACCGTGGGGCGGCAGATCACCGAGGTCCTCATCCGCCACCAGGGCCTGAGCCGCCGCGCGGCCAGGGAGCGGGCCGTCGAGCTGCTCGACATCGTCGGTATCCCGGCTCCGCGAAAGCGGGTCGACGAGTACCCGCACCAGCTGTCCGGCGGGATGCGGCAGCGGGTGATGATCGCCATCGCGGTGGCGTGCGACCCCGCGGTGCTGATCGCGGACGAGCCGACGACCGCGCTCGACGTGACGGTCCAGGCCGGCATCCTCGATGTGCTCCGCTCGCTGCGGGACCGGCTCGGCACCGCCATCGTCCTGATCACCCACGACCTCGGGGTGGTCGCGGACACCGCGGACCGGGTCCTCGTGATGTACGCGGGCCGTCCGGTCGAACAGGCCTCGGTGGACGAGCTGTTCGACTCGCCCCGGCATCCGTACACCCGTGGTCTGCTCGGTGCCGTCCTGCGCCCCGGCAGCCGGGGCGCGGGCGGACGGGCGCGGCTGAACGAGATCCCCGGCCTCGTGCCCGACCTGCGCGAGCAGCCCAAGGGGTGCAGTTTCGCACCGCGTTGCGCCTCGGCCGACGACGGCTGCCTGACGGGCAGGCCGCCGCTGGAGAAGGCCGCTGGCACCCATCTGATCGCCTGTTTCCACCCGGCCGACGCGGCCGGGTCCGACCAGTCCCCACCCGACGCGAGCAAGGGAGCCGTCCGATGAGCGCCGCCATCGACCCACCGACCGTCACCCCCGTGCTGGCCGTACGCGACCTGAAGCGGCACTTCGACGGGTCCGGCGGCACGGTGAAGGCGGTCGACGGGGTGTCGTTGACCATCCTTCCCGGCGAAGTCGTGGGCCTCGTCGGTGAGTCGGGCAGCGGCAAGTCCACCGTGGGGCGCTGCGTGGTCCGCCTCGACCGGCCGACCGACGGCAGCGTGGAGATCAACGGCACGGATGTCACCGCCCTTTCGGCGCGTGCGCTCAGGCCGTTGCGCAAGGACTTCCACCTGGTGTTCCAGGACCCGTCGTCCTCGCTCAACCCGAGGATGACCATCCGTCAGATCATCGCCGAGCCGCTGCGGCTGCACGGCATGGCGACACGCGCCGAGGCCTCGCGGCGGGTGGACGAACTCCTCGCCCAGGTGGGCCTGCGGCCCGAACTGGCCGACCGCAACCCGCACGAGCTCTCCGGCGGTCAGCGCCAGCGCGTCTCCATCGCGCGGGCGCTGGCGGTCGATCCGGCGCTCCTGGTGGCCGACGAGCCGACCTCGGCCCTGGACGTGTCCGTCCAGGCCTCCGTCCTCAACCTGCTCGCGGACCTCCAGCGCGACCGGGGATTCGGCTGCCTCTTCATCACGCACGACCTGGCGGCCGTGGAGTACCTGGCGGACCGCATCGCGGTGATGTACCTGGGGCGGATCGTCGAACAGGCCCCGGCCGCCAAGCTGTTCTCCGCGCCCAAGCACCCGTACACCCAGGCGCTGCTGTCCGCGGCGCCCGTGCCCGACCCGGCCGAGCAGCGCGGCCGCCGCCGGATCGTGCTCGGCGGCGACCTGCCCAGCCCACTGGACCCGCCGCCGGGCTGTCACTTCCACACCCGCTGCCCGCTGGCCACCGAACGGTGCAGGACCGAGGCGCCCGTGCTGCGCACCCTGTCCGCCGGGGGCGCGCCCAGGGAGGTGGCCTGCCATCTCGTCGCGGACGACGGCAGTGTGCCGGATGCCGCGAAGGCGGTGGCGGCGGTCTGACCTCAGCGGCCGTCCGCCGGAAACGCCGGAGCCCGTCCACCAGTCGGTGGACGGGCTCCGGCGTGTGTGCGGCGGGTCAGCCGACGAGCTGCAGGCCGTCGGCGACGACCCGGCCGGCGTGCAGGACGGTGCGGTCGTCGCTGCGGTCCATGACCGCGGACGCCACCGTCTCGCCCTCGACCAGCAGCAGATCGGCGGCGTCGCCGACGGCGAGGCCCGGGCGGTCGGCGACGGACGACAGGCGGGGCAGGTCCGGGTGCAGGATCGAGGCACCGCCGCGGCTCGCGACGGCGACGCAGTGCTCGATCAGCTCGTCGGCCCGGTAGCGGTTGGTGAAGGCGAGCTGCCAGGTGCGGTCCAGCATGTCGCCGTTGCCGTAGGGCGACCAGAAGTCGCGCTGGCCGTCCTCGCCCAGACCGATCCGCACACCGGCGGCGGTCAGCTGCGCCATCGGCAGGGCGTTCTGCTGCTGGGCGGGTGCGATCGTCGCCATCGCGATGTCCAGCTCGGCGAACTCCTCGATGAGGCGCCGGGTGGTCGCCTCGTCGACGGTGCCCAGCTCGTAGGCGTGCGAGAGCGTCACCTGACTGGCCATGTCCAGGGCGCGCACCCGCTCCAGGATCAGGTCGACGCTGAACACGCCGAGGGCGCCGGGCTCGTGGAGGTGGATGTCGACAGGTGCCTGGTGGCGCTCGGCGAGGTCGAAGACGATGTCGAGGTGGCGCACCGGGTCGCGGTCCAGGGTGCACGGGTCGATGCCACCGACGACGGCGGCGCCCGCGGACATCGCCTGGTCCATCAGCTCCGGCACGCCCTTCTCCTTGAGCAGACCGGCCTGCGGGAAGGCCATGATCTCGACCTCGCACCGGCCGGCGTGCGCCTCCTTGGCCGCGAGGACACCCTCCAGCCGCTCCAGACCGCAGTCCGCGTCGATCTGGGCGTAGCTGCGCACCCGGGTGGTGCCGCGCTCGATCATGCGGCCGAGGGTGTACGTGGCGCGCTCGGCGACGCTCCACTCATCCTCGCGCCAGTGCGCGCGGTCGTTCATCGTCATGCCCCAGACGCCCGGGGCGCCGGTGTGCGGGCGGAAGGGCAGTCCCATGCGGGTGGAGTCGAGGTGGCAGTGGACATCGGAGAACGACGGCAGCGCGAGCCGTCCCCGTCCGGCCACGGTGTCGGTGGCGGCGAGGCTCGGGTCGTGCGGGGTGATCGCGGCTATCACGCCGTCCTTGATATCGATGTCGCAGGGCTCGCCGCCCCAGGGACGGACGTTCGTGACGAGCATGTGGTGCCTTTCCTTGTTCGGTCGCGCGGGAGGTAGGTGTCGCGCGGCATGCAGGTGTGGGTCATTCCGCCGGAAGCACCTCGGCCAGGGCCGCCAGCGAGGGGCCACGGCCCCGCTCGATGTGCGCGTAGGCGAGGGCGTCGGCCAGATCGGGCTTGCCCGCGTAGATCGCCGCGCAGATGTCCTGGTGCTCGGTGCACTGGACGCGCGGGTCGAGGCCGCCGGTGAGCGTGAACAGCCACTGGACCAGGCCGAGCGAGGGCTGCAGCGCGTCCTGGAGCAGCCGGTTCCCGGTCATCGCGACGATCTCGGCGTGCAGCGCGGTGTTGGCGGCGGGGATCCCGTGGGCGTCGCCGCGCCGGGTGGCGTCCTCGGCCGCCTCCATGAGTTCGCGCAGCCGCTCGCCGCCGCGGCCGCCGGCGCAGGCCTCCGCGGCCCTGCGGGCGGCGAAC harbors:
- a CDS encoding RNA-binding transcriptional accessory protein — encoded protein: MTTSIEGRIAEELGVRERQVKAAVELLDGGSTVPFIARYRKEATEMLDDAQLRTLEERLRYLRELEERRTAILESVREQGKLDETLEARIRAADTKARLEDIYLPFKPKRRTKAQIAREAGLEPLASALLDDPSADPLAAAAAYVDAGKGVADAAAALEGARAVLTERFSEDADLIGELRERMWSRGRLVARVRDGKEEEGAKFADYFDFAEPFTALPSHRVLAMLRGEKEDVLDLVLEPEEPEDPSRAPGPSGYENMVARRFGVNDRGRPGDKWLGDTVRWAWRTRILVHLGIDLRLRLRTAAEDEAVRVFASNLRDLLLAAPAGTRATLGLDPGFRTGVKVAVVDATGKVVATDVIYPHVPANKWDQSLAKLEQLAKAHDVDLIAIGNGTASRETDKLAGELCDKHPELKLTKVMVSEAGASVYSASAFASQELPDMDVSLRGAVSIARRLQDPLAELVKIDPKSIGVGQYQHDLSEVKLSRSLDTVVEDCVNGVGVDVNTASAPLLSRVSGIGSGLAENIVAHRDANGPFRSRKGLKDVARLGPKAYEQCAGFLRIRGDDPLDASSVHPEAYPVVRAMVKRTGGDVASLIGNSGVLRSLRADDFVDEKFGLPTVTDIIKELEKPGRDPRPAFKTATFKEGVEKIGDLASGMVLEGVVTNVAAFGAFVDVGVHQDGLVHVSAMSRTFVKDPRDVVKPGDIVRVKVMEVDIPRKRISLTLRLDDEAGAGGGNAAGSASGASAGGAGGERGGRPPRQRQGQGQGQGGQGRDRRGGGNGGGGGRQAPAAAPANGAMADALRRAGLLDPKQGGRKR
- a CDS encoding ABC transporter substrate-binding protein, which gives rise to MRRIPAALSVAALLAITTACSSLSPPGKETTAQARLTDLRPVRDGGTVTIGLKSDPDRLDPSLTTTLVARTVFTSMCEQLYDVDQQNKFVPQLAASLPKITDGGRTFTFDVRKDARFSDGARLDARAVKTSLDRHLHLRGSGRASEIDSVQKVTAVGPYTVRLSLSHPDVPLLGRLANTAGLIMSPKALKTYGADFATHPSCVGPFKYEKRVVGDRIELAKDPLYYDADKVHLDHVIYKTITDGNIRMANIRSGDVQIGDQMGPVEVRNSMGEKDLQLLNTPSLGYMALTLNVGNSHGIDKAPSPVDSPFGRDVRVREAFDLSLDRALINKLVFQGMYEPACGPVPPGTPLSTPVTCPKRDVAKAERLLKAAGVKTPVPLELMINTTPEDSRLGQVVQAMAADAGFDVRLRPTEFATGLTRTLAGDFQARTGGWGGQPDPAGNIDSLVGTTGSNNQGKLSDPEIDRLIVEGRSTSDVAERREIYRRLTVAINKQHGVIYLYRNINYVSASQDVSGIKLSGDGLIRVKEAGYTKGSR
- a CDS encoding ABC transporter permease; the encoded protein is MTLAPTTAPPAAPVTAARPSARVARLATSLRRLRRNRLALVGAVLSAVFVLVALLAPLLAPYDPARPDFDAALMEPSWSHWLGTDDLGRDQLSRVLVGVTASMQVGVLAVLLAFVVAVPLGLVAGYYGRFADTVVSRLTDTMLAFPFLVLAVGLAAVMGPSLENATIAIGISQIPGIVRVTRAETLRLKHLDYVGAAVANGGGDGVILFRHILPNATSTLIVQATVGIPSAIIGEAVLSFLGLGVQPPSPSLGVMLSSAQPFIADAPWMAVFPGLVIVLATLAFNLLGDGVRDILDPRGGSR
- a CDS encoding amidohydrolase family protein encodes the protein MLVTNVRPWGGEPCDIDIKDGVIAAITPHDPSLAATDTVAGRGRLALPSFSDVHCHLDSTRMGLPFRPHTGAPGVWGMTMNDRAHWREDEWSVAERATYTLGRMIERGTTRVRSYAQIDADCGLERLEGVLAAKEAHAGRCEVEIMAFPQAGLLKEKGVPELMDQAMSAGAAVVGGIDPCTLDRDPVRHLDIVFDLAERHQAPVDIHLHEPGALGVFSVDLILERVRALDMASQVTLSHAYELGTVDEATTRRLIEEFAELDIAMATIAPAQQQNALPMAQLTAAGVRIGLGEDGQRDFWSPYGNGDMLDRTWQLAFTNRYRADELIEHCVAVASRGGASILHPDLPRLSSVADRPGLAVGDAADLLLVEGETVASAVMDRSDDRTVLHAGRVVADGLQLVG
- a CDS encoding ABC transporter permease — protein: MKTLRQLLSSYVSRRIGMSLVTMVLVSITVFLGVRAMPGDTAQALAGEQTSPEVLAAIRSEYGLDDNIAVQYWRYVSNAVTGDFGTSARTGLPVLDSITQALPITLELAALSLLMAVVVGIGAGVMAAVRRGKPEEWLANGIALLGMSVPSFWLGIVLVLVFAIAMPVFAASGFVPFSTDPLENLRRLVLPAVVLGSGLAAVVMRQTRAAMIDAMSSDYVRTARAKGLAPAAVIGRHGLRNSLVTVITVLGLQLGHLISGAVVTEQVFVLPGFGKLTIDAVFTRDYAMVQGVVLFTSAAYILINLLVDFLYSVVDPRIRLGGSR
- a CDS encoding ABC transporter ATP-binding protein yields the protein MTEVETTTVPRPAPAGAVEPVLRVRDLTVSFHGAERTVHAVDGVSYDLAPGEVLAVVGESGCGKSVTSMAVMGLLPPTARIGGSIRLDGHELVGAPEKQLRSLRGRRLSMIFQEPMTSLNPVLTVGRQITEVLIRHQGLSRRAARERAVELLDIVGIPAPRKRVDEYPHQLSGGMRQRVMIAIAVACDPAVLIADEPTTALDVTVQAGILDVLRSLRDRLGTAIVLITHDLGVVADTADRVLVMYAGRPVEQASVDELFDSPRHPYTRGLLGAVLRPGSRGAGGRARLNEIPGLVPDLREQPKGCSFAPRCASADDGCLTGRPPLEKAAGTHLIACFHPADAAGSDQSPPDASKGAVR
- a CDS encoding ATP-binding cassette domain-containing protein, giving the protein MSAAIDPPTVTPVLAVRDLKRHFDGSGGTVKAVDGVSLTILPGEVVGLVGESGSGKSTVGRCVVRLDRPTDGSVEINGTDVTALSARALRPLRKDFHLVFQDPSSSLNPRMTIRQIIAEPLRLHGMATRAEASRRVDELLAQVGLRPELADRNPHELSGGQRQRVSIARALAVDPALLVADEPTSALDVSVQASVLNLLADLQRDRGFGCLFITHDLAAVEYLADRIAVMYLGRIVEQAPAAKLFSAPKHPYTQALLSAAPVPDPAEQRGRRRIVLGGDLPSPLDPPPGCHFHTRCPLATERCRTEAPVLRTLSAGGAPREVACHLVADDGSVPDAAKAVAAV
- a CDS encoding GntR family transcriptional regulator, which translates into the protein MTDAPESGASHVDHAERTIRARILSGEYPPGGRLRERELSEALGFSRIPVREALTRLTGEGLVVISPRRGASVRNLSLRDVAELFDLRLSLEVFAARRAAEACAGGRGGERLRELMEAAEDATRRGDAHGIPAANTALHAEIVAMTGNRLLQDALQPSLGLVQWLFTLTGGLDPRVQCTEHQDICAAIYAGKPDLADALAYAHIERGRGPSLAALAEVLPAE